From Coturnix japonica isolate 7356 chromosome 1, Coturnix japonica 2.1, whole genome shotgun sequence, the proteins below share one genomic window:
- the LOC107308400 gene encoding stromelysin-1-like yields the protein MELKMLAFLGLLCISCSYALPVAPETENEDMQFARKYLENFYDFKEDKSSLFKSTNLNHMADKIREMQSFFGLEVTGELNRKTMDMMKQPRCGIPDVRSYTTFPQNPRWNKEDVTYRIWNYTPDMLQADVDEAIARAFQLWSSVTPLRFTRLYSGEADIMISFASGFHRDFYPFDGPGGTLAHAYPPNSGIGGDAHFDEDENWTKFTTYSGYNLFLVAAHELGHSLGLGHSNVFGALMYPIYMAKDTRNYRLHQDDINGIQALYGQPRESPLFPTKAFPPQEPTEMAPTEAPTQISPWEEPTEMAPTERPEDCDPHLTFDAITTLRGEILFFKGSYVWRKSPYFSEIEHDTISTFWPSLAAGFDAAYEIDKKDRVIFFKDNQYWAVSGYKIEPGFPKPIQNLGFPRSVRKIDAAVHDQNTKKTYIFVGNKYWSFDENTQSMERGYPRKIAADFHGIGHTVDAALQNNGHFYFFHGSNQYEVDIKNKKFVRKMKSNSWFDC from the exons ATGGAACTGAAGATGCTTGCTTTCCTGGGGTTACTGTGCATTTCATGCTCTTATGCTTTGCCAGTGGctccagaaactgaaaatgaagatatgCAATTTGCTCGG AAATATCTGGAAAACTTCTATGATTTTAAGGAAGATAAAAGTTCTCTATTTAAATCAACGAATCTCAACCACATGGCTGACAAAATCCGAGAAATGCAGTCGTTCTTTGGGCTGGAGGTGACCGGGGAGCTGAACCGTAAGACGATGGACATGATGAAGCAGCCCAGATGTGGAATCCCAGACGTCCGCTCATACACCACCTTCCCACAGAACCCTAGGTGGAATAAGGAAGATGTGACATATAG gaTTTGGAATTACACTCCTGACATGCTGCAAGCTGATGTGGACGAAGCGATTGCAAGAGCCTTCCAGCTCTGGAGCAGCGTCACCCCTTTGAGGTTCACCAGGCTCTACAGTGGTGAAGCAGACATAATGATCTCCTTTGCTTCTGGAT ttcatCGTGACTTCTATCCCTTTGATGGTCCAGGAGGAACGCTGGCTCATGCCTATCCCCCCAACAGTGGGATAGGAGGAGATGCCCACTTTGATGAAGATGAAAACTGGACCAAGTTTACCACCTATAGTG ggtacaatttatttcttgttgCTGCTCATGAGTTGGGTCACTCACTGGGTCTTGGTCATTCCAATGTCTTTGGTGCCTTGATGTATCCCATATATATGGCCAAGGATACAAGAAACTACAGGCTTCATCAGGATGATATCAATGGCATTCAGGCCCTCTATG GACAACCGAGGGAATCCCCTCTATTTCCAACAAAAGCATTTCCCCCACAAGAACCAACGGAAATGGCACCTACAGAAGCACCAACTCAAATTTCACCCTGGGAAGAACCAACAGAAATGGCACCCACAGAAAGACCAGAGGACTGTGACCCTCATTTGACTTTTGATGCTATCACTACTCTCCGTGGGGAAATTCTGTTCTTCAAAGGCAG CTACGTCTGGCGCAAAAGTCCCTACTTCTCAGAAATCGAGCATGACACCATCTCCACATTCTGGCCATCACTGGCAGCTGGATTTGACGCTGCTTATGAGATTGACAAGAAGGATCGAGTGAtcttttttaaag ATAACCAGTACTGGGCTGTCAGCGGCTACAAAATAGAGCCAGGTTTCCCCAAACCTATTCAGAACCTGGGCTTTCCCAGAAGCGTTAGGAAAATAGATGCTGCTGTTCATGATCAAAATACCAAGAAAACCTATATCTTTGTAGGCAACAAGTACTGGAG TTTTGATGAAAATACCCAATCAATGGAAAGAGGATATCCAAGGAAAATAGCAGCTGACTTCCACGGAATTGGCCACACTGTTGATGCTGCCCTTCAAAACAACG GacatttctactttttccaTGGATCAAACCAGTATGAGGTTGACATCAAGAACAAGAAATTTGTCCGTAAAATGAAGAGCAACAGCTGGTTTGATTGCTAG